A window from Citrus sinensis cultivar Valencia sweet orange chromosome 5, DVS_A1.0, whole genome shotgun sequence encodes these proteins:
- the LOC127902675 gene encoding probable cytokinin riboside 5'-monophosphate phosphoribohydrolase LOGL10 — protein sequence MASSSSKQFKNICVLSGFHYGKYKEFVQAAVDLGRVIAERKLHLVYGGGERGLSRLVSEAVFTRGSQVLGIIPKPMKPLVCMSGPPIGEELVVSSMQERISEMMNHADAFIFLPGDLATFEALITFASWAHLNIHQKPIGLLNVNNFYDGLLTFINHAIKNHFVPHSVKKLFISASTANELLDLLQAYTPEPDPQTVALNWSTNDGNGNSSSNKKCDLDLTLRL from the coding sequence ATGGCATCATCTTCgagtaaacaattcaaaaatatttgtgtgctttctgggttTCACTATGGAAAGTACAAAGAGTTCGTTCAGGCAGCtgtagatcttggtcgtgtcatagcagagaggaaactgcatcttgtatatggaggaggtgaacgagggttatcaagacttgtctcagaagctgtttttaccagaggaagccaagtactCGGCATTATCCCAAAACCCATGAAACCGCTAGTGTGCATGTCTGGCCCaccaattggagaagaattagtggtatcaagtatgcaagagagaatatctgaaatgatgaatcatgctgatgcttttattttcttgccaggagatcttgcaacttttgaggcactaattacatttgcatcttgggcccacttgaacattcatcaaaaacccatcggtttgttaaatgttaataatttttatgacggcttgctaacttttattaaccatgcaataaagaatcattttgttccacattctgtaaaaaaactctttatctctgcttctactgctaatgagttacttgatcttttgcaaGCTTATACACCAGAGCCAGATCCACAGACTGTTGCACTGAATTGGTCGACTAATGACGGTaacggtaacagtagcagtaaTAAGAAGTGCgatttagatttaactctccgtttgtaa
- the LOC127902676 gene encoding uncharacterized protein LOC127902676, which translates to MEEIQHKLHKHFPSLPQNALRKIYKARCERLRLLMINGIPSDIRWLIEAKVRLADCKSLGMVSDTREDKIKFVKDGMSKESLDDILRSLETHRSGIVQREIYNLWILFQKQSAQLSLGNLTQKDPVCQFIRKLDGKPILDP; encoded by the exons atggaagaaatacaacataaactccataagcattttccctctctccctcagaatgccctcaggaaaatttacaaagctcgttgtgaacgactgcgtttgttaatgatcaatggcattccttctgacattcgttggttaattgaagcaaaggtccgattagcag attgtaaatctttaggaatggtttctgatactcgtgaagataaaattaaattcgttaaagatggcatgagtaaagaatcgttggatgatatcttacgatctcttgagacgCATCGAAGCGGAATTGTGCAACGTGAGATTTACAATTTGTGGATACTATTCCAAAAACAAAGTGCACAGTTaagtcttgggaatctgactcaaaaagaccctgtttgccagtttataagaaaactggatgggaagccgatcctcgacccatag